Proteins from one Belonocnema kinseyi isolate 2016_QV_RU_SX_M_011 chromosome 8, B_treatae_v1, whole genome shotgun sequence genomic window:
- the LOC117178935 gene encoding uncharacterized protein LOC117178935 isoform X1 has product MIILLGALFVALAGFAHSSGSPKRLPNQVYMPQGPASTSGRKTDEVPSPSIHTEELKLYTEVGVVNDEGIFYEENGKYYPVQKGIPLLEHSGFIIGRPSNGLVAPIFNSEHKPVRADQDIFNFQHPITKEEYRKYHFFERIPSYYHVVNLLKQGEPEPELEVSSHFGEIRLASYAPAKKSGKKGKKKNRASK; this is encoded by the coding sequence gTTCACCGAAAAGATTGCCTAATCAGGTTTACATGCCACAAGGTCCGGCCAGTACGTCCGGAAGGAAAACAGACGAAGTTCCATCCCCTAGCATACACACGGAAGAGCTTAAATTATACACGGAAGTTGGTGTAGTCAACGATGAAGGTATTTTCTACGAGGAAAATGGCAAATATTATCCAGTCCAAAAAGGTATTCCTCTTCTAGAACACAGTGGTTTTATTATTGGAAGACCCAGTAATGGATTAGTTGCGCCAATATTTAATAGTGAGCACAAACCTGTCCGGGCAGACCAagatatttttaactttcaacatcCAATTACCAAAGAAGAATATCGGAAGTATCATTTTTTCGAACGTATCCCATCATATTATCATGTAGTAAATCTTCTAAAACAAGGTGAACCTGAACCTGAACTAGAAGTTTCATCACATTTTGGCGAAATAAGGTTGGCATCTTATGCTCCAGccaaaaaatccggaaaaaaaggcaagaaaaaaaACCGTGCTTCCAAGTGA
- the LOC117178935 gene encoding uncharacterized protein LOC117178935 isoform X2, translated as MPQGPASTSGRKTDEVPSPSIHTEELKLYTEVGVVNDEGIFYEENGKYYPVQKGIPLLEHSGFIIGRPSNGLVAPIFNSEHKPVRADQDIFNFQHPITKEEYRKYHFFERIPSYYHVVNLLKQGEPEPELEVSSHFGEIRLASYAPAKKSGKKGKKKNRASK; from the coding sequence ATGCCACAAGGTCCGGCCAGTACGTCCGGAAGGAAAACAGACGAAGTTCCATCCCCTAGCATACACACGGAAGAGCTTAAATTATACACGGAAGTTGGTGTAGTCAACGATGAAGGTATTTTCTACGAGGAAAATGGCAAATATTATCCAGTCCAAAAAGGTATTCCTCTTCTAGAACACAGTGGTTTTATTATTGGAAGACCCAGTAATGGATTAGTTGCGCCAATATTTAATAGTGAGCACAAACCTGTCCGGGCAGACCAagatatttttaactttcaacatcCAATTACCAAAGAAGAATATCGGAAGTATCATTTTTTCGAACGTATCCCATCATATTATCATGTAGTAAATCTTCTAAAACAAGGTGAACCTGAACCTGAACTAGAAGTTTCATCACATTTTGGCGAAATAAGGTTGGCATCTTATGCTCCAGccaaaaaatccggaaaaaaaggcaagaaaaaaaACCGTGCTTCCAAGTGA